In the Flavobacterium sp. J372 genome, one interval contains:
- a CDS encoding DUF3298 and DUF4163 domain-containing protein produces the protein MPKEKKEMEVETEEAVTEKPAPAFASKTYEQKTTLPCNDACTNVSITIPVAENISQPAKDSINNKIFNTVRGIVYFGEKPSDAKDYEGIMSTFIKSYDDLRKQFPKEKMAPWEAKINGRIGYQTDNIINIKLENYTFTGGAHGYSGLRSLIFNAKTGTTLNYAEMFTDQKAVAAMAEKKFREKYKIPAGKNINATGYFFPDDKFILPQNIFYTDEGLLLYYNPYEVASYAEQQKEIMLTYAELGDLLKVR, from the coding sequence ATGCCAAAAGAGAAAAAGGAAATGGAGGTTGAAACGGAAGAGGCTGTGACAGAAAAACCTGCCCCGGCCTTTGCCTCTAAAACCTATGAGCAGAAAACAACTCTGCCGTGTAATGATGCATGCACGAATGTTTCAATAACCATACCGGTGGCTGAGAATATAAGCCAGCCAGCTAAAGACAGCATTAACAATAAGATATTCAATACGGTGCGTGGCATTGTATATTTTGGAGAGAAACCTTCAGATGCCAAAGACTATGAAGGCATAATGAGTACTTTCATTAAATCGTATGACGATTTAAGAAAGCAATTCCCGAAGGAAAAGATGGCGCCCTGGGAAGCAAAGATTAATGGCAGGATCGGCTATCAAACGGATAACATCATCAATATCAAGCTTGAAAATTACACATTTACCGGCGGTGCGCATGGCTATTCTGGGCTGCGTTCACTTATATTCAATGCAAAAACCGGAACAACTTTAAACTATGCTGAAATGTTTACCGACCAGAAGGCAGTAGCAGCCATGGCAGAGAAGAAATTTCGTGAGAAATATAAAATTCCGGCAGGTAAGAATATTAATGCTACCGGCTATTTTTTCCCGGATGATAAATTTATTCTCCCGCAGAATATTTTTTATACTGATGAAGGCCTGCTGCTTTACTACAATCCATACGAGGTAGCTTCCTATGCCGAGCAGCAAAAAGAAATAATGCTGACTTATGCAGAGCTGGGGGATTTGTTGAAGGTTAGGTAG
- a CDS encoding histone deacetylase yields the protein MLPIAYHAIYKHPLPEGHRFPMAKYELLPEQLLYEGTAVKSDFHAPELPDIQHVLAVHNKEYVDSLLNLTLDAKAVRKIGFPLSSELVERELRIAQGTIWGCEQALQQGIAFNIAGGTHHAYSGHGEAFCLLNDQAIAAQYLLDRNLAKKILIVDLDVHQGNGTAEIFAKEDAVFTFSMHGKSNYPFKKEVSDLDIALPDNTSDDQYLAILQETLPSLIDSQQPDFIFYLSGVDILATDKLGKLGCTLNGCKRRDEIVLSLCKRLGIPIQCSMGGGYSPDIKTIIEAHANTYRVANSIFR from the coding sequence ATGCTGCCAATAGCCTATCACGCTATATACAAACATCCATTGCCGGAGGGTCACCGCTTTCCTATGGCAAAATACGAACTTTTACCGGAACAGTTATTGTATGAAGGTACAGCAGTTAAAAGCGACTTTCATGCACCTGAATTACCTGACATACAGCATGTACTTGCGGTACATAATAAAGAGTATGTTGATTCGCTGCTGAATCTTACCCTCGATGCAAAGGCAGTGCGTAAAATTGGCTTTCCGCTATCTTCTGAATTGGTAGAGCGTGAACTTCGCATAGCGCAGGGGACAATATGGGGTTGTGAGCAGGCGTTGCAGCAAGGCATAGCCTTTAATATTGCAGGTGGTACCCACCACGCATATTCCGGCCATGGAGAAGCTTTTTGCCTCCTGAATGACCAGGCTATTGCAGCACAATACCTGCTTGATAGAAACCTTGCTAAAAAAATACTTATTGTTGACCTTGATGTACACCAAGGTAACGGCACCGCCGAAATCTTTGCAAAGGAGGATGCGGTTTTCACATTTTCTATGCATGGTAAGAGTAATTATCCGTTTAAAAAGGAAGTATCTGATCTTGACATTGCCCTGCCTGATAATACAAGTGATGATCAATATCTCGCCATCTTACAGGAAACTTTGCCTTCACTCATAGATTCACAACAGCCGGATTTTATCTTCTATCTCAGCGGCGTTGACATACTCGCAACTGATAAACTAGGCAAGCTTGGCTGTACACTAAATGGATGTAAAAGGCGAGACGAAATCGTCTTATCATTATGTAAAAGATTAGGCATACCTATACAATGCAGTATGGGTGGGGGCTATAGCCCTGATATTAAAACTATTATTGAGGCACATGCAAACACCTACAGAGTTGCCAACAGCATATTTCGTTAA
- the gdhA gene encoding NADP-specific glutamate dehydrogenase has product MSDSLQSFMDMVSKRNPNEPEFLQAVHEVAETVLPFIEQNKKYQGKMLLERMVEPERVIMFRVTWLDDNGNTQVNRGYRIQMNSAIGPYKGGLRFHPSVNLSILKFLAFEQTFKNSLTTLPMGGGKGGSDFDPKGKSDNEIMRFCQSFMTELAKHIGADTDVPAGDIGVGGREVGYMFGQYKRLRNEFTGVLTGKGISFGGSLIRPEATGYGCVYFAQSMLETKGQSFEGKTVVISGSGNVAQYAAEKAMQLGGKVVTFSDSSGYIYDEAGIDAEKLAYVMEIKNVNYGRISDYLNKYPNAKYVAGGKPWEVKCDIALPCATQNELNGDEAKQLIANGCICVAEGANMPSTPEAVIAFQDARILFAPGKASNAGGVATSGLEMSQNSLRLSWTREEVDERLKGIMASIHESCIAFGKEADGYTDYVKGANIAGFVKVADAMLAQGVV; this is encoded by the coding sequence ATGAGTGATAGCTTACAGTCTTTTATGGACATGGTTTCAAAAAGAAACCCAAATGAACCCGAATTTTTACAGGCAGTGCACGAAGTAGCCGAAACGGTGCTTCCATTCATTGAGCAAAATAAAAAATACCAGGGCAAAATGCTGCTGGAAAGGATGGTAGAGCCTGAGCGCGTAATAATGTTCCGCGTTACCTGGCTTGATGATAACGGAAACACGCAGGTAAACCGCGGCTACCGCATCCAGATGAATTCTGCTATCGGCCCATACAAAGGCGGGCTTCGCTTTCACCCATCGGTAAACCTGAGCATCCTTAAATTCCTTGCTTTTGAGCAGACTTTTAAAAATAGCCTTACAACATTGCCAATGGGCGGCGGTAAAGGCGGCTCTGACTTTGACCCGAAAGGAAAATCAGACAATGAAATCATGCGTTTCTGCCAAAGTTTTATGACAGAGCTTGCCAAGCATATTGGCGCTGACACCGATGTACCTGCAGGAGACATAGGTGTTGGCGGCCGTGAAGTTGGCTACATGTTTGGGCAATATAAAAGGCTTCGCAACGAATTTACAGGTGTACTTACCGGCAAGGGCATAAGCTTCGGTGGGTCGCTCATCCGTCCTGAAGCTACAGGTTACGGCTGTGTTTATTTCGCGCAAAGCATGCTTGAAACGAAAGGCCAAAGCTTTGAAGGTAAAACTGTTGTAATTTCAGGTTCAGGTAACGTGGCGCAGTATGCTGCTGAAAAAGCCATGCAGTTGGGCGGCAAGGTTGTAACCTTCTCTGACTCATCAGGATACATTTATGATGAGGCAGGTATTGATGCTGAAAAACTGGCTTATGTTATGGAAATCAAAAACGTAAATTATGGCCGTATCAGCGACTATCTTAACAAATATCCTAATGCCAAATATGTGGCCGGGGGCAAGCCATGGGAAGTTAAATGCGATATCGCACTGCCATGTGCAACCCAAAACGAACTTAATGGTGATGAGGCTAAGCAGCTTATAGCAAACGGATGTATTTGCGTAGCTGAAGGCGCCAACATGCCAAGTACGCCTGAAGCTGTTATAGCATTCCAGGACGCAAGGATACTTTTTGCACCTGGTAAAGCTTCAAACGCAGGTGGTGTGGCAACATCAGGCCTTGAAATGTCACAAAACTCACTGCGCCTTAGCTGGACACGTGAAGAAGTTGATGAAAGACTTAAAGGCATTATGGCAAGCATACATGAGTCTTGCATTGCTTTTGGCAAGGAGGCAGACGGCTACACTGATTATGTAAAAGGCGCTAACATTGCCGGTTTTGTAAAGGTGGCCGATGCCATGCTTGCGCAGGGTGTGGTATAA
- a CDS encoding Bax inhibitor-1/YccA family protein encodes MELKSKNPFLKNKAFDQTTTVYDAEGNPVQVIDYNDVMTVSGAINKSFILLLLLVASAGITWTMFYNGSNAMGLTIAGAIAGFIAVLITVFRPQTSRYLAPAYAVFEGLFIGGISAYFEAYYYPGIVIQAVGATFVTFLVCFLLYKFEIVKVTEQFKSIVIASTLAIGTYYLITWLLSMFTSFEPVHYGHSLMSIGISAFVIIIAAMNLFLDFDLIDESAKKRLPKYMEWFGAMGLMITLVWLYIEFLRLFAKLSSRD; translated from the coding sequence ATGGAACTGAAATCTAAAAACCCCTTTTTAAAGAACAAGGCATTTGACCAGACTACCACCGTATATGATGCTGAAGGCAACCCTGTGCAGGTAATAGATTATAACGATGTAATGACGGTAAGCGGAGCTATCAACAAAAGCTTTATCCTGCTGCTGCTGCTTGTTGCAAGCGCAGGCATTACATGGACAATGTTCTATAATGGCTCAAATGCAATGGGTTTAACTATAGCTGGCGCTATTGCAGGTTTTATTGCCGTGCTTATTACAGTTTTCAGGCCGCAAACATCACGATATCTTGCCCCGGCATACGCAGTATTTGAGGGATTGTTTATTGGTGGTATTTCAGCATATTTTGAAGCATATTACTATCCGGGCATTGTAATTCAGGCCGTTGGCGCCACGTTTGTTACTTTCCTGGTTTGTTTTCTGCTATACAAATTTGAGATTGTAAAAGTAACAGAGCAATTTAAGTCAATAGTTATTGCATCTACGCTTGCCATTGGCACTTATTATCTAATTACATGGCTGCTTTCAATGTTCACCAGCTTTGAGCCCGTGCATTATGGCCATTCACTTATGAGCATCGGTATCAGTGCATTTGTAATAATTATTGCAGCAATGAATCTTTTCTTAGATTTTGACCTGATTGATGAGAGTGCAAAAAAGCGCCTGCCTAAGTATATGGAGTGGTTTGGAGCCATGGGCCTTATGATAACCCTGGTTTGGCTATATATAGAATTTTTGAGGCTATTCGCGAAGCTTTCAAGCCGGGATTAA
- a CDS encoding response regulator, translated as MKNTLHVLAIDDHAVVLQGYFSIFKHLENPYKFNLKKASDCKTGHDIILRHRDTPFDIAVLDYSIPAYPKLGLHTGEDMAALLRREMPGCKIIMMTMHREFEILGRIIQNIAPEGFINKSDCTTEELMEGFQAVIKGDTFYSNTIQNYMMRLEKGIMLEEVDLRILYLLAKGIKNKNLIKYIPMSDSGIEKRKYRIKRLLEVDGDDEVLIDKARRMGYI; from the coding sequence TTGAAAAACACTTTACATGTACTCGCGATTGATGACCACGCAGTTGTGCTGCAAGGCTATTTTTCTATTTTTAAACATCTTGAAAATCCATATAAGTTTAATTTAAAAAAAGCGTCTGATTGTAAAACAGGCCATGATATAATACTTCGGCACCGTGACACACCTTTTGATATTGCAGTGCTGGATTACAGCATACCTGCATACCCGAAGCTTGGCCTGCACACCGGTGAAGATATGGCTGCGCTGCTGCGCCGTGAAATGCCGGGCTGCAAGATCATAATGATGACGATGCACCGCGAGTTTGAGATACTGGGCCGTATTATACAAAACATTGCTCCGGAAGGCTTTATAAATAAAAGCGACTGTACTACCGAGGAGCTGATGGAAGGTTTCCAGGCGGTAATAAAGGGAGATACATTCTATTCAAATACCATACAAAATTATATGATGCGCCTTGAAAAAGGCATTATGCTGGAGGAGGTTGACCTGCGTATTCTCTATCTTTTGGCAAAGGGTATTAAAAATAAAAACCTTATTAAGTACATCCCGATGTCTGACAGCGGCATCGAGAAGCGCAAATACCGTATAAAACGGCTGCTGGAAGTTGACGGCGATGATGAAGTGCTTATAGACAAAGCCCGCCGTATGGGGTATATATAA
- a CDS encoding PA0069 family radical SAM protein: MKKETIKGQGAVQNIHNHFLKNRYEKSIYDDDFEETVAKTEILEVFPKSIVNPVKSPDLSMAYSMNPYQGCEHGCAYCFARPTHEYWGYSAGVDFERKILVKKNAPELLEKFFTKRGYKAEPILMSGNTDCYQPIERRLGITRRMLEVCLEYRHPIDILTKNALVTRDIDILKQLAEKNLVCVSLSIPTINEDLRRKLEPRTSSVNNKLKAIEELSSNGIPVHIMVAPMIPGLNTPEIINIVKEISERGAKDFGYTLVRLNDTVEPVFVDWLDEHYPDRKEKVLHQIASMHGGKLGEKSVAKRKKGEGNIAEMIHTTFRIARQKYFADKGIPDLACNLFDGTKGEQLSLFSWQSQSRFSGI; this comes from the coding sequence ATGAAGAAGGAAACGATAAAAGGGCAGGGGGCAGTACAAAACATACATAATCATTTCCTGAAGAATCGGTATGAGAAATCGATATATGATGATGATTTTGAGGAAACAGTAGCGAAGACTGAAATACTTGAGGTTTTCCCGAAGAGTATTGTGAATCCGGTTAAGAGCCCGGACCTGTCTATGGCATATAGCATGAATCCATACCAGGGGTGTGAACATGGCTGTGCCTATTGTTTTGCAAGGCCCACTCATGAATATTGGGGCTATAGCGCGGGGGTTGATTTTGAAAGGAAGATACTGGTGAAAAAAAATGCGCCGGAACTCCTGGAAAAATTCTTCACTAAAAGAGGCTATAAAGCTGAACCGATTTTGATGAGCGGAAATACCGATTGTTACCAGCCCATAGAACGTAGGCTGGGCATTACCCGCCGCATGCTGGAGGTGTGCCTGGAATACCGGCACCCGATTGACATACTCACCAAAAATGCGCTGGTAACGCGGGACATTGATATCCTGAAGCAATTGGCTGAAAAAAACCTGGTGTGTGTGTCTTTAAGCATCCCGACTATTAATGAAGACCTGAGGCGTAAACTGGAACCCCGGACATCTTCTGTAAATAATAAACTTAAGGCTATTGAAGAGCTTTCTTCAAACGGCATACCTGTACACATTATGGTGGCGCCTATGATACCGGGCCTAAACACACCGGAGATTATCAATATTGTAAAGGAAATTTCTGAACGTGGGGCAAAAGATTTTGGCTATACCCTGGTAAGGCTAAATGATACCGTTGAGCCTGTTTTTGTTGACTGGCTGGATGAGCATTACCCCGACAGAAAAGAAAAAGTGCTGCACCAGATAGCATCAATGCATGGTGGTAAGCTGGGCGAAAAAAGCGTAGCGAAACGTAAAAAAGGAGAAGGTAACATTGCCGAGATGATTCACACTACCTTTCGTATCGCCAGGCAAAAATACTTTGCAGATAAAGGAATACCAGATTTGGCATGCAACCTTTTTGACGGTACAAAGGGTGAGCAGCTTAGTCTTTTTAGTTGGCAGTCTCAGTCTCGGTTTTCAGGAATATAA
- a CDS encoding cystathionine gamma-synthase, with product MKFNTKTIHGGQHHDPSTGAVMPPVYQTSTYVQSSPGVHSGYEYSRAANPTRTALENALASIENGARGLAFSSGLAATDCVLRMLKAGDEVIAMDDLYGGTYRMFTRVYKDSGIKFHFVDMNDLAKFESLFNNNTKLVWVETPTNPLMKLADIEAIAKIAKEKKVLFAVDNTFATPYLQRPLDLGADIVMHSATKYLGGHSDVIAGALIIKDAELGERMHFLQFATGATLGPQDSFLVLRGIKTLHLRMQRHCENGAKVAEYLENHPKIKAVYYPGLASHPFHSLAQKQMQGGFGGMVSFTFKSGAKADAIKFLESLKVFTLAESLGGVESLANHPALMTHASIPEDKRLEIGISDDLVRLSVGIEDAEDLIADIEQALS from the coding sequence ATGAAATTTAACACGAAAACCATACACGGCGGCCAGCACCATGACCCATCTACAGGCGCAGTGATGCCACCGGTTTACCAGACTTCAACATACGTACAAAGCAGCCCGGGTGTACACTCGGGGTATGAATATAGCCGTGCGGCAAACCCAACCCGTACCGCACTTGAAAATGCTTTGGCAAGCATTGAAAACGGAGCACGCGGGCTTGCATTTTCTTCGGGCCTTGCTGCTACTGATTGTGTTTTGCGCATGCTGAAAGCCGGTGATGAAGTTATTGCTATGGACGACCTGTATGGCGGCACCTACCGAATGTTTACAAGAGTATATAAAGACAGCGGCATAAAGTTCCATTTTGTAGACATGAATGATTTGGCAAAGTTCGAGTCGCTTTTCAACAACAACACAAAGCTGGTTTGGGTGGAAACACCTACCAACCCATTGATGAAGCTGGCCGATATTGAGGCTATCGCTAAAATTGCGAAAGAGAAAAAAGTCCTTTTTGCGGTTGATAACACATTTGCTACTCCATATTTACAGCGCCCTCTTGATCTGGGTGCCGATATCGTGATGCACAGCGCCACCAAATACCTTGGCGGCCATAGTGATGTTATAGCCGGAGCACTTATAATTAAAGATGCCGAACTGGGCGAACGGATGCATTTTTTACAGTTTGCCACCGGCGCCACTCTTGGCCCGCAAGATTCGTTTTTAGTGCTTCGTGGTATAAAAACGCTACACCTGCGCATGCAGCGCCATTGTGAAAACGGCGCTAAAGTTGCGGAGTATCTTGAGAATCATCCCAAGATAAAAGCGGTATATTATCCGGGGCTTGCAAGCCACCCTTTCCACAGCCTTGCCCAAAAGCAAATGCAGGGCGGTTTTGGCGGAATGGTGTCATTCACGTTCAAATCCGGTGCAAAGGCTGACGCCATCAAATTCCTTGAAAGCCTGAAAGTATTTACATTGGCAGAATCGCTTGGCGGCGTTGAGTCGCTTGCCAACCACCCGGCTTTGATGACGCATGCGTCAATTCCTGAAGACAAGCGATTGGAAATAGGAATAAGCGATGATCTGGTTCGTCTTAGCGTAGGTATAGAAGATGCTGAAGATTTAATTGCAGACATAGAGCAGGCACTTTCTTAA
- a CDS encoding CYTH domain-containing protein has protein sequence MIETERKFLVKSDAYKHEARTQKKIVQGYLSTDPERTVRVRIKGGQGYITIKGKSNDSGLSRMEWEKEITVEDADALLALCLPGVIDKVRYEIKMGNHIYEVDEFFGDNTGLTIAEIELSSENETFEEPDWLGDEVTGDKRYYNAYISSRPFSKW, from the coding sequence ATGATTGAGACCGAACGTAAATTTCTGGTGAAAAGCGATGCTTATAAACATGAAGCAAGGACACAGAAGAAGATAGTACAGGGCTATCTTTCAACCGACCCTGAACGTACAGTGCGCGTCAGGATCAAAGGCGGGCAGGGCTATATTACAATAAAGGGTAAAAGCAATGACTCCGGCCTTAGCAGGATGGAATGGGAAAAAGAAATTACTGTTGAAGATGCTGATGCACTGCTGGCGCTGTGCCTACCCGGTGTCATTGATAAAGTACGCTACGAAATAAAGATGGGCAACCATATATATGAGGTAGATGAATTTTTTGGTGATAATACCGGCCTTACTATTGCGGAAATTGAATTATCATCTGAAAATGAAACGTTTGAAGAACCTGACTGGCTGGGTGATGAAGTTACAGGAGATAAGCGTTATTATAATGCTTACATCAGCAGCAGGCCATTTAGTAAGTGGTGA
- a CDS encoding DinB family protein → MKSTFNVNRVSRQVYDRFFDNYSTEQLNKIPPGFSNNLIWNIGHIIVSQQMLMYLASGNTPNVSIEMIERYKRGTRPESDASSEEIAEIRSMLFTLVDKSEEDYNAGVFTTYTERKTELGFTLTSIEDAIEFNNYHEATHLGIMMSLRKFV, encoded by the coding sequence ATGAAATCAACATTCAACGTTAACCGCGTGAGCCGCCAGGTATACGATCGTTTTTTCGACAACTACAGTACAGAGCAACTTAACAAGATACCACCGGGCTTCAGCAATAACCTTATCTGGAATATTGGCCATATCATAGTATCGCAGCAGATGCTGATGTATCTTGCTTCAGGCAATACGCCTAACGTTTCAATCGAAATGATTGAGCGTTACAAACGCGGCACCCGCCCTGAAAGCGATGCTTCATCAGAAGAAATAGCGGAAATACGCAGCATGCTTTTTACGCTGGTTGATAAATCGGAAGAAGATTATAATGCAGGAGTCTTCACGACTTACACCGAAAGAAAGACAGAATTGGGTTTCACGCTGACATCAATTGAAGACGCGATTGAATTCAACAACTATCATGAAGCCACACACCTTGGCATAATGATGAGTTTGAGGAAGTTTGTATAG
- a CDS encoding fasciclin domain-containing protein: protein MKKTLLKLSLLLFIAGTSLVSCSDDDNNNNTMPQNSIVDIAASNSNFSILAQAVERAGLTATLDGAGQFTVFAPTNAAFNAYLDTTPYDNINEVPVAALKNLLLNHVIGAEVMSSAVTTGYVNTMSPMGTMANSPMISMYINKSGNTITINGGAANGGTTVINESADIDASNGVIHAVNNVIAIPTIVNHVVANPDFDTLQAVVTSTSGAFGDQSAVLNALNSVTASAPVTVFAPNNAAFTAATTGSGFAVGATPAQVTKVLQYHVSAAGNVRSTQLQNNQSIPTITQPSQNLTVILGGGNVDIRDSANNLSRVFQADVQASNGVIHGVNRVLQPEL from the coding sequence ATGAAAAAGACTTTATTAAAACTATCGCTTTTGTTGTTTATTGCAGGCACAAGCCTGGTATCATGCAGCGATGATGACAACAACAACAACACAATGCCACAAAATTCTATTGTAGACATTGCAGCATCAAACAGCAACTTCTCAATTCTGGCTCAGGCTGTTGAGCGTGCCGGGCTTACAGCAACACTTGACGGTGCAGGCCAGTTTACAGTATTTGCGCCAACAAATGCAGCATTTAATGCATATCTTGACACAACTCCTTATGACAATATTAATGAAGTACCTGTTGCTGCACTTAAAAACCTTCTGCTAAACCACGTTATTGGTGCAGAAGTTATGAGCAGCGCTGTTACAACAGGCTATGTTAATACTATGTCACCAATGGGTACAATGGCAAACTCACCAATGATCAGCATGTACATCAACAAATCAGGCAACACTATCACTATTAATGGTGGCGCTGCAAATGGCGGTACTACGGTAATAAACGAATCTGCAGACATTGATGCAAGCAACGGTGTTATACATGCGGTTAACAACGTTATTGCGATACCAACAATTGTAAACCACGTAGTGGCAAACCCTGATTTTGACACGCTGCAGGCTGTGGTTACAAGTACATCAGGTGCATTTGGCGACCAAAGTGCCGTACTTAATGCTCTTAACAGTGTTACTGCATCAGCTCCTGTAACAGTATTTGCGCCTAACAATGCTGCTTTCACAGCTGCAACAACAGGTTCAGGATTTGCAGTTGGTGCAACTCCTGCACAAGTTACCAAAGTGCTGCAATATCACGTTTCTGCTGCGGGTAACGTACGTTCAACTCAGCTACAGAACAACCAGTCAATACCAACTATTACACAGCCTTCTCAAAACCTTACAGTAATTTTAGGTGGCGGTAATGTGGATATCAGAGATTCTGCTAACAATCTATCCCGCGTTTTCCAGGCTGACGTACAGGCTTCAAATGGTGTAATTCATGGTGTAAACAGGGTACTGCAACCCGAATTGTAA
- the dinB gene encoding DNA polymerase IV codes for METPMPQRKIIHVDMDAFYASVEQRDNPELRGKAIAVGGSERRGVVSAASYEARKFGVRSAMSGYLAKKKCPHLIFVKTNFDKYREVSQQIRKIFYDYTDLVEPLSLDEAYLDVTVNKKGNPSASLIAKEIRQRIWEETGLTASAGISINKFVAKVASDYNKPNGQKTVNPDEVIEFLENLPIGKFYGVGKVTEEKMYQLGIFTGKELKEKTIEYLTEHFGKSGAYYYYVVRGIHTSEVKPDRIAKSVGTEHTFSENLVSEVFMEEKLDQIAGELDRRLKKKKTAGKTVTLKIKYSDFTLQTRSKTLQYFISDKSLILEAAKELLYQERLKDSVRLLGISLANLNTDIENKAVKQVAVQLKFDF; via the coding sequence ATGGAAACACCGATGCCGCAACGCAAAATCATTCATGTAGATATGGATGCCTTTTACGCATCGGTAGAGCAGCGTGATAACCCGGAATTGCGGGGTAAGGCTATAGCCGTGGGCGGAAGTGAAAGGAGGGGAGTGGTATCGGCCGCGAGTTATGAGGCCCGTAAATTTGGTGTACGCAGTGCCATGAGCGGCTACCTCGCCAAAAAGAAATGCCCCCACCTTATCTTCGTAAAGACCAATTTTGATAAGTACCGAGAGGTTTCACAGCAGATACGGAAAATATTTTATGACTATACCGATTTGGTAGAACCGCTCTCGCTGGATGAAGCCTATCTTGATGTAACGGTAAACAAGAAAGGCAACCCAAGCGCAAGCCTTATAGCGAAAGAGATACGCCAGCGCATTTGGGAAGAGACCGGCTTAACGGCTTCTGCGGGGATATCCATAAATAAATTTGTTGCCAAAGTAGCCAGCGATTACAATAAACCCAACGGGCAGAAAACCGTAAACCCTGATGAGGTGATTGAGTTTCTGGAAAACCTGCCGATTGGGAAGTTTTACGGCGTGGGTAAAGTTACTGAGGAAAAAATGTACCAGCTGGGCATATTTACAGGCAAAGAACTTAAGGAAAAAACCATTGAATACCTTACGGAACATTTCGGCAAATCTGGCGCATACTATTATTATGTGGTGCGCGGCATCCACACAAGTGAGGTAAAGCCCGACAGGATAGCAAAATCAGTAGGGACAGAGCATACATTCAGTGAAAACCTGGTAAGCGAAGTTTTTATGGAGGAAAAGCTGGACCAGATTGCGGGTGAACTTGACCGCCGGCTGAAGAAAAAGAAGACTGCCGGCAAAACGGTTACCCTGAAAATTAAATACAGTGATTTTACCCTGCAAACACGGAGTAAAACGCTTCAGTACTTCATTTCAGACAAAAGCCTCATACTGGAAGCCGCAAAAGAATTATTATACCAGGAACGCTTAAAAGATTCGGTACGCTTGCTGGGTATTTCACTGGCTAACCTTAATACAGACATTGAGAACAAGGCAGTAAAACAGGTGGCGGTACAGCTGAAATTTGATTTCTAA
- a CDS encoding DUF1572 domain-containing protein, producing the protein MIAEELANRLREVIINGLWIANTNYRKELSDLSFEDANTKIGSLNTIAALTQHIHYYISGILQVFNGGSLDIKDKYSFDFPEVTSQQSWEIIIEKLFDDTEKFALIVETIPESKLNEFFVDEKYGSYRRNIEAMIEHSYYHLGQIVLIKKLISNE; encoded by the coding sequence ATGATTGCTGAAGAACTTGCAAACAGGCTGAGAGAAGTCATAATTAATGGGTTGTGGATTGCAAACACAAATTACAGAAAGGAATTGTCAGATTTATCATTTGAAGACGCCAATACAAAAATCGGATCTCTAAATACCATTGCTGCCCTTACGCAGCATATCCATTATTACATTTCAGGAATTTTGCAAGTGTTTAATGGTGGGAGCCTTGACATAAAAGACAAGTACAGCTTTGATTTTCCTGAAGTTACGTCACAACAGAGTTGGGAAATAATAATTGAGAAATTATTTGATGATACCGAAAAATTTGCCCTTATAGTTGAAACAATACCGGAATCAAAACTCAATGAATTCTTCGTTGATGAAAAATATGGAAGCTACCGCCGCAATATTGAGGCAATGATAGAGCATAGCTACTATCATCTTGGACAAATTGTACTGATAAAGAAATTGATTTCAAACGAATAG